CATCCTGTGTATAGGATagaaagtataacagtaatacTAGTCAACTACCAACTACATCCTGTGTATAGGATAGAAAGTATAACAGTCATACTAGTCACCTACCAACTACATCCTGTGTATAGGATagaaagtataacagtaatacTAGTCAACTACCAACTACATCCTGTGTATAGGATagaaagtataacagtaatacTAGTCAACTACCAACTACATTCTTTGTGTATGATagaaagtataacagtaatacTAGTCTACTACCAACTACATCCTGTGTGTATGATagaaagtataacagtaatacTAGTCAACTACCAGCTACATCCTGTGTATAGGATagaaagtataacagtaatacTAGTCAACTACCAACTACATCCTGTGTATAGGATagaaagtataacagtaatacTAGTCAACTACCAACTACATTCTGTGTGTATGATagaaagtataacagtaatacTAGTCTACTACCAACTACATCCTGTGTGTATGATagaaagtataacagtaatacTAGTCAACTACCAACTACCTCCTGTGTATATGATggaaagtataacagtaatacTAGTCAACTACCAATTACATTCTGTGTATAGGATagaaagtataacagtaatacTAGTCAAATATCAGCTACATCCTGTGTATATGATagaaagtataacagtaatacTAGTCAACTACCAACTACATCCTGTGTCTATGATagaaagtataacagtaatacTAGTCAACTACCAACTACCTCCTGTGTATATGATggaaagtataacagtaatatTAGTCAACTACCAACTACATCCTGTGTATATGATagaaagtataacagtaatacTAGTAAACTATCAACTACATCCTGTGTATATGATagaaagtataacagtaatacTAGTCAAATATCAGCTACATCCTGTGTATATGATagaaagtataacagtaatGCTAGTCAACTACCAGCTACATCCTGTGTGTATGATAGGAAGTATAACAGTAATACTAGTCAACTACCAACTACATCCTGTGTGTATGATAGAAAGTATAACAATAATACTAGTCAACTACCAACTACATCCTGTGTATGTTTGAAAGTGGAACAGTAATACTAGTCAAATATCAGCTACTTGCTGTGTGTATGATTTCTCACTCGATAGTTTCCACGAGATATTTGAAAGATTATTGTTCATCCTACGGTGTTAAACCCACATCTGGAACTGCCTGTTGTTGACATGTTAGTCTATGTTACTAAGAGCAGGAACTCTGGGTTGAAGTAGTTGgagcattttattttataatcattTACCTAACTTGAAGTCAAACTTAGTACAATATCACGGTCATCTTTTTGAAGGGTCACGATACAACTGCCTCAGCTATctcatttacaatttttttgctcGGAGCCCACCAGGATATCCAGAAGCAGTGCCAAGCTGAGTTGGATGAGATTATTGGTAAGGCTAAACTCACAAGGCATTGAGCTTGAAGGATGAGGTATACACATTACATGAACTGTTTGTACTAAAGACTCTTATGCCGACACATTCTCTGTAAAGTAAGGCTAAACTTTAGGTCTTACAGCAGTGATGGATACACtaatatttattgtattattgcaGGTTCATCTCTGAGTATTTCCAATGCGGACTTGTCTAAGATGACTTACCTAGATTGGTGTATCAAGGAGGCCCTGAGAATATTTCCAACTGTACCATTCTTCGGAAGAAAGTTGAAAGAAGAAATAACATTTGGTTTGGTTTACGCCAGGAATCATATTATTGAAGCATTTAAGcaatatttatttgaaataaaattttatatatgttacataaATTATAAGTGATGACTGGTTTTTTTGATGGAACAGGGTACATAAAGAAACCAAAGTTTATTACAGGTGATTACAGTGTACCTAAAGGAGCCAGTCTATTGCAGGTGCTTACAGTGTGTCTGTAAGAACCACAGTCTATTACAGGTGATTACAGTTTACTCAAGGAAAACGCAATCTATTACAGGTGATTACAGTGTACCTAAAGGAACCACAATCTATCACAGGTAATTGCAGTGTGCCTAAAGGAACCGCAATCTATTACAGGTGATTACAGTTTACCTAAGGGAACCACAATCTATTACAGGTGATTACAGTGTACTTAAGGGCACCACAATTTATTACAGGTGATTACAGCGTATCTAAAGGGACCACAACCTATTACAGGTGATTACAGGTTGTCTAAGGGAACCACAGTCTATTACAGGTGATTACAGTGTGTCTAAAAAAACCACAATCTATTACAGGGGATTACAGCGTACCTAAAGGAACCGCAATTTTCTTGCATACAACAAGTCTTCACAGAGATCCCGCAATCTTTCCTGAGCCTGAAAAGTTTGATCCAACACGATTTTCTCCTGAAAACTGCTTGAAAAGGAGTCCATTTGCTTATGTGCCATTCAGTGCAGGACCTAGAAACTGCATCGGTATGTACTTTGAGGAATATAGGCTTCTTTGAATATGACAAAGCCTCTAATACTTTGTAAATATGTTGTTCACCcaagtttttgtttcattcagTTAAACAACTCATTGTGTGTCTTTAGGTCAGAAGTTTGCTATGATGGAGTTGAAGGTAATATTAGCAAAGATGCTGACAGCATTTAACATTGAGTCTGTTGTAAAACAAGCTGACCTCAGAGTAGAAGACGCTCTCGTTCTTCAGCCTTGTGATGGAATCAAAATCAAGCTGACCAGCAGAAATGTATACTAGTCATAACAGATGATTAAACATCAACTAGGTCAGATTGAAGCTAACTTGTTAGTTGCGAGTCTAGTTTCACTACCTACTTTATATATTGACTTAACTTCTTATAAGGTACTAGCTGTGCGACTTCAGAACACAAGGTTTTACTCAGCTGGCTACTGACAAGTTAAAAGTTATGTGGAGTAGAAACTTAATAGTGATGAGTCAAACTTTGCAGTCTACACTCGCAGGATACACCTTGCCAAACCACAGCAAGTTTTGCAACAATTTAGTTTGTTATCTGTTCATAGTAAATGACCACAAGGCTATGTTTGTTACCTGTTCATAGTAAATGACCACAAGGCTATGTTTGTTATCTGTTCATAGTAAATGACCACAAGGCTATGTTTGTTATCTGTTCATAGCAAATGACCACAAGGCTATGTTTGTTATCTGTTCATAGTAAACGACCACAAGGCTATGTTTGTTACCTGTTCATAGTAAACGACCACAAGGCTATGTTTGTTATCTGTTCATAGTAAATGACCACAAGGCTATGTTTGTTATCTGTTCATAGTAAACGACCACAAGGCTATGTTTGTTATCTGTTCATAGTAAACGATCACAAGGCTATGTTTGCTATCTGTTCATAGTAAATGACCACAAGGCTATGTTtgctataaactataaaaataaaaactaaacacAAACATGATGATTTATAATATGAACAAAAATTATCCCTTTTCAGGGGACCACGGGGCACATCTCTTGGTAATTTGTAGAGCCGCtgtaactttaaatttatcctTCATCCAGCGCATCCATCAACTCGCAACCGCCTTTGTGCTTGTCGTTACTCCAGGAATCTCACTAAAGTAAAAAGATCGGTTCATATATCGTAAATGAAATCTTGACGTGACCTTTCAAGGAATTACGGAGTGTATCAACAATGATACAGCATACCTGACTATAATCCTGTCTTTTTCATTTCTTGTCAGCTTTTCAATGGCTTCTGAGATTTGCTTGCTTGTGAGTCTTGCATCAATTACCTGTAAATATGGGCTAATgtcttgaaatttatttttgatattcTGTGCCAAATTCTTGAGAAGAGGATAAAGGAGAGAGGAAaaggaaggagagagagggaaaaagagggcaatttatttatacatgtatttaatattcTTTTTATTCTAGTCTACCTTACTAACACGCGTGTTttacttgaaggttgacttgcaacaaaattcacattacagttatttggtatcaaaaaattcaccatgtcttaatctgttgtgttgtaggtgccaaatatgtggaaatttgattacaagctcttaaaagctcaaaaacgaaaagccgccgtagattggaatctctttatttctctgacgtagtcatgaaatttatttattgtcttgtcacgtgatgttctcacgtgaattgaaaggccaataaaaagctcaatataaaacttatcatagtactagtttatgacaaacacttcggatagatgctcgctactttacagttttgtttcggtttggtctaatcggcaagtcataatctgatcatgtggcctaatacttcgcaaataatttctgcagcacttttcgattatcacaagtgaccaacaggttcgtcatgattatcagacaatgatatgtactctttcaagctaaggctaaaaaattaaataaatttttacgataagttataagatatcacagctaaaagtgacagcattacaatgacgataaaacacgcgtaagaacaatagacatggttttattgaatgcgtgaagtatatttgtgaaaatatttcgatgaataaggttgcatgaaagtgtaaaaagaaaccatctaccacatctacgtcacatttgagccgttttggaaagagaatccaaactacggcggtctcgcgtggctgcgattaactgtccgtttttgagcttttaagagcttgtaatcacattcccacatatttggcacctacaacataacagagtaagacatggtgaatcttttcatatcaaagaactgtaatgtgaattttgttgcaagttaaccttcaAATGGCCACCAGCATATTTCACAATTTATTTGTTGCGCCAGACCAATGGTTACAAAATTTTAAGCTCATGAGTGGTTAGTTTGTATATGTCAAAACTAAACACTCCTACCATGTCGCCTGGTTTGAAGCAAAAAGTTCTCTGTCTTATTGAGATGAGGCAAGCATTAAAGCAAAACTTGTGACAAGATGATAGGAGGCTAGCCATGAGTTCTCTCTTAacaaatctgtaataaaattaattacctGCAAGACTTGTGTCAGCTGTTCTGCTGTACACGTCGAGGTGACTCTAATCTTTTTAAGGTGTTTAAAAAGCACTAGTGGTTTGTTAACCGTGAGCGAGCCTTTGAGTATCATCACAGGCTTTTGACGCAGTCTCACAATGTCTATGGCAGGCTTGCCAATGTCCTGGTCTGTGTTGCCAGCTCGTAGTATTGGTCCACTGAATATCTGTAATTTGGGTTTCCTTTCCACGAGTGCCTCTGATATTCTTTCAAACTCATATTCCACGGGATTCTCCTGGAGACACATTTCAAGTTCTTCTGATAATTACTAGCTTTATAGAGTTGTATGTTGAATTATGTACAGTAAGACTTACTTTACACTGTCCCGAGCACAATAACTAGCGCAATAACTAGCGCAATAACTAGCGCAATAACTAGTGCAATAACTAGCGCAATAACTAGCGCAATAACTAGTGCAATAACTAGTGCAATAACTAGTGCAATAACTAGCGCAATAACTAGTGCAATAACTAGCACAATAACTAGTGCAATAACTAACGCAGTAACTAGTGCAATAACTAGCGCAATAACTAGCACAATAACTAGTGCAATAACTAGCGCAATAACTAGTGCAATAACTAGCGCAATAACTAGCACAATAACTAGTGCAATAACTAACGCAGTAACTAACGCAATAACTAACGCAATAACTAGCGCAATAACTAACGCAATAACTAGCGCAATAACTAGCACAATAACGGTTCACTGATTGTTGAGTTTGAACATAGCTGGATGATACCTACACTCAAGTCGAGGAACTGAAGAACACTTGCTGTACTTTTGTAGAGAGCCTCCACTATGACCAGACAGCCATTGGTCGATATTGGGTTATTTGCCAtctataattatacatatacatttgtaATATGAAGAACTTTGGAGTCAGGTACATTTTGATTAGAGCCAGATGTATTTTGATATCAATATTTCCATCCGATGGTGCATGGTACGTATGTACATTGCACCAGTTCTTCAATTTCAGAGTGTGTGTAAACACACTCTGAAGCTGAGCTCTAaaagtctaaaataaagtacCTAACTAAAGTGGCTGTTGTGAAAATAGGTTTATTCTTAGCCAATTGATCATATGAAGCCTACTAGTTGTACATCCTGAGGAAAATAGTTTGACTTGTTATTCCAGTTTGACATCTGAGAAATATTTGGAAATAAAGATCTACTGCCTTGGGTACTATTACAGACTATTACAGGCTATTACAAACTattatagactattatagactATTACAGACTATTATAGACTATTCTAGACTATTACAGACTATTACAGactattatatactattatagactattatagactattatacaatattacaGACTATTATAGACCATTATAGACTATTACAGACTATTATAGACTATTTTAGACTATTACAGACTATTACAGACTATTACATACTATTATAGACTATTATACAGTATTACAAACTATTATAGACTATTACAGACTATTACAGactattatatactattatagaCTATTACAGACTATTACAGACTACGATATACTattatagactattatagactattatagactATTACAGACTCATCCTAGACACTCTAACCATTTACTGTCTATCAAATTAATGCAACCAACTTACCTTGAGTGTCTCCAGCACCTCATTTGTGCCAAGAACCTTGGCTAGTTTGACAGCCACTGGATAGGTTAGCCTGTTGGAAGAGATGTCAATCTCTTTCAGGTTGGTGTTAACGAGTAGGGCATCAGCCAGAGCCAATCCTCCAAGCTCTGAGAAGCCATTCCATGCCAAATTGCATACGGCTATGTGCACATTCTCCTGCGTATGTTATAGGTGATGAACACTCGAAAAGCATAAAATACTTTCTAGGTCTAGCATACAAGTCACCGGCAGTTGACAGTTGACAGCTGTTCAATGACAGTTGACAGTTGGTCGAAATAGAGGAACTCATTTAAAACTGTGGTCTAAGTTTTGGCAAGAACCTCACTGATTTGTCAAAAATACATTAATGTGTGTAACGTATCACATCGATAGCAATGCAGAGACACGCCTACATTTTAAAGATATACTTTGGTGCAAATGGCAGATGGTGCAAGCGAAACCTTATACTCAAATACAGATTACCTTGAGGCCAGTGGCAACAGCAACTGCGCCTGCACCCCGTATCTGGTTCCACGAAAGGTCAAGTTCATCGAGATAAACATTAGTGCTTAAGGCTGGCCCCAGTATTACTCCTCCTCTCGCACCAAATCGGTTGTGGCTCAGGTCGAGTGACTTCAACTTGCAGTCCTAAAATGCACATTCAACTGGTCTGCGGAGTAGAGTGGTAAAGGATAGCTTCAATAGGCTATATACACGTATGTGTACTTACTATTGGGCTATTTATGTGTACTTACCATTTTAATATTCTAACATCATTTATTATAACCATTGTAATATTCTAAATGCTTACCTAATTCTAAATATTTACCTTTTATCATAACAAAACACGTGTGACATCTATAACAAACCAAAAATAGAAAGATAACATTGCTAGCAAACGGTAAATATATATCAGCATGCTTGATTAGAGGTGCTCAGGCGATGATAAAGGAATATAAAAACTTGCGCAATAACatcaaaaatgtcaaatttCATTGCCTTATATCTTAAAagtgcttttaaaaatattgtgcCAATTAAAATTAGCACAAAGAAGGCAAAGTTGGAAATTTTTTGAAAGGGTTTTATTGACTATTATTGACTATTGACTATGAGCAAATGATTTTATCTTGCATACAACCGCACATTTCTAATGCACGAATTTGAAAACCATCACATTTGGAGTGTGAGTGCGGCAACATTTTAGTACACTCTAAAGCTCTCTGAGCAAACACGCAT
The genomic region above belongs to Watersipora subatra chromosome 1, tzWatSuba1.1, whole genome shotgun sequence and contains:
- the LOC137391808 gene encoding leucine-rich repeat-containing protein 74B-like, which produces MAEQVNSPRPISCASTRIPSQTGLRAAFSRPVTAALNSPEEGDWEETSVDEGETIDDVLITQLKEAISDPPLENRIRFRRCQDRFDESAEEPVDVFDDVGWDTDLENDDETDTTIQTLPQLYISVCRKLNVVPVSRFLKHMEDTVLDLKHRALIAAETAAIAKAFKSVLSIESLDLGGNDLGDKGCEYLCEMLKDNHILRTLSIAENNLSDASASHINRMLAENDTLKELSLAGNLFTDNSAATFADFMEDCKLKSLDLSHNRFGARGGVILGPALSTNVYLDELDLSWNQIRGAGAVAVATGLKENVHIAVCNLAWNGFSELGGLALADALLVNTNLKEIDISSNRLTYPVAVKLAKVLGTNEVLETLKMANNPISTNGCLVIVEALYKSTASVLQFLDLSENPVEYEFERISEALVERKPKLQIFSGPILRAGNTDQDIGKPAIDIVRLRQKPVMILKGSLTVNKPLVLFKHLKKIRVTSTCTAEQLTQVLQVIDARLTSKQISEAIEKLTRNEKDRIIVSEIPGVTTSTKAVAS
- the LOC137385474 gene encoding uncharacterized protein produces the protein CASYCVSYCASYCVSYCVSYCVITAYCASYCTSYCASYCASYCASYCARDSVK